In Bacillus methanolicus, the following proteins share a genomic window:
- a CDS encoding ABC transporter substrate-binding protein: MKFRNTYKGIITVFICTILLLAGCGTNNEAKEIKEKSKDVTVTDAMGQVTIPANPKRILAPYMEDSLVALGVTPAAQWSIGTTVLDYLQSDLKDVPTISWDLPLEQTIKAQPDLIIFSSASSIQKGNYEEYKKVAPTYVFKDEEGADWRKQLEIMGTLLGKEEQAKDLLADYDAKVKEASKKIKDAIGDETAAILWVAGDQFYLFENTRFAANVLYGDLGVAQPEMIQKLPKAEATWKPVSLEALSKLDADHLFLVSKPNEPGLETLKNSSVWNGIPAVKKGNVYNMEDPSHWTISGVIANKLTIDQIVDSLAKK, encoded by the coding sequence ATGAAGTTTCGAAATACGTATAAAGGAATCATCACTGTTTTCATATGTACGATATTACTATTAGCAGGTTGTGGAACGAACAACGAAGCTAAAGAAATAAAAGAAAAATCAAAAGATGTGACAGTAACGGATGCAATGGGACAAGTAACGATCCCTGCAAATCCGAAACGCATTCTTGCTCCATACATGGAAGATTCGCTCGTGGCACTTGGCGTGACTCCGGCAGCTCAGTGGTCAATTGGAACAACTGTCCTTGATTACTTACAATCAGATTTAAAAGACGTGCCAACAATTAGTTGGGATTTACCATTAGAACAAACGATTAAAGCACAACCTGATTTAATTATTTTTAGTTCAGCATCGTCTATTCAAAAAGGGAATTATGAAGAGTACAAAAAAGTGGCGCCAACATATGTTTTTAAAGATGAAGAGGGTGCCGACTGGCGTAAACAATTAGAAATAATGGGAACATTGTTAGGTAAAGAAGAGCAAGCAAAAGATCTATTGGCTGATTATGATGCAAAAGTGAAAGAAGCATCTAAGAAAATTAAAGATGCAATTGGTGATGAAACAGCAGCCATTTTATGGGTAGCTGGTGATCAATTTTACTTGTTTGAAAATACACGCTTTGCAGCAAATGTTCTTTATGGTGATTTAGGTGTTGCTCAACCTGAAATGATTCAAAAATTACCGAAAGCCGAAGCAACATGGAAGCCGGTTTCACTTGAAGCATTGTCCAAACTTGATGCTGATCACCTGTTCCTTGTTAGCAAACCTAATGAACCTGGATTAGAAACACTAAAAAATAGTTCTGTTTGGAATGGTATTCCGGCTGTTAAAAAAGGAAACGTATATAACATGGAAGATCCGAGCCATTGGACAATTAGCGGTGTGATTGCTAATAAACTTACAATTGACCAAATTGTTGATTCGTTAGCGAAAAAATAA